The genomic DNA GACACCAATAGCTCCTGGAAACTTAGTTGCTACTTTTGTAATCATGTCATCCATAGCATCAGTTAAAGAACTCATACTAATTAAATGAGCTACTGGACAAGTGAAAAATTGTGTTAAATATAATGGCAACCAGTCATAGCTAAAATTTAAAATTAAATCATAATTTTCCTGTACTTGATCAGCATAACTCCACATATTCGCCAAAACTGAATTGTTAGGAATATAAATTTGCTCATCACGCTTTTGATCTTGGGCTGGGTTTTGTGTGTTTCCAGGTATTTCTATTAGAGGTAACGAACCACTCCGAGAACCCTCCGGTGCTACAATATCCACTTTGTGTCCCCGTTTTAGCATTGCTTTGGCAGTATTAGATAGGGTTACTTCTACTCCACCACTCAACCCTGAACCTAATGTACCAACGGCGGTGGACATGAATAATAATTTGTAAGATGGATTCGTCATCATTAATATCCTCAAAAAAAAATTGTGGTATTTATCCTAAATGAATCATCTTCAAAATCAAGTAGGAATGCTATATTTTTTTATCATAATTTGGTATTGCTGATTAAGAGTATGATTTTGTTCCACGCAGAGTCCCAGAGAGTAAGAGCTTATTTTTTTTAATTTTTCAATTCCATCCTTCAATTCAGCAACGCCAATTTTTGCCTTATGGTCGGGGAATTGATTGATAAATTTTAGTTTTATCTATTAGTTTATTTAAACTTAATCTCGTAATAATATCATAATATTTATTGTTGCGGGATGCTACAAGAATTAAAATGTAGTAGCTTACCACAGGTTAAACAAAAATTTATGAGTGTTTTGTCGGTTCTATGTTTATGCAAGATGAATGAAAAAATTTTGATTTAAGCTACGATTATGTTAAAGTAAGTTTGCCCTTTTTTTTAGGTCAGGTAAATCCAATTTCATCAGTTAATCTAGAATTAATAAATTCAGGGTTTGCTAATTACCAATAAAACCAAATATTCAATCCTATGAAACATCCTTTAATTTCTATTATTACTCCAGCTTATAAAGCTGAAAATACCATCATTAGAGCCGTTAAAAGTGTAATAAAACAAGATTTTCCTGATTGGGAAATGATTATTATTAGTGATGATTTACAAAATTATGAGCAGATTCTCAAAGAAAATAATATTATAGATGCACGATTGCAATTTACTTCAACTAATAAGTTAGGATCAGGTGCAAGTAATGCTAGGAATAAAGGTTTAGAGACTGCTAAAGGACAGTATATAGCTTCCCTTGATGCAGATGATGAGTTTAAATCTCAAAAGTTATCGAAGATGATACCTTTGGTAGAAAAGTATGGTGCGGCTGTTTCTGATATTGAGTTTCGAGATAGCGATTCTTACCTTGCCTTGGAAAAATTAAATCAGTTACCTGAAAATGATTTTCTTTCTGCAAAAGATATCATTCCCGTTTGTCTGCATACCTATAGTATTTATTTATATGATCGAGCAAAAATTCCTAATTTATACTATGAAAATGATTTGGCTAGAGCGCAAGATTTGGTTTTTTTGATGTCATTTTTTAATCACATTGAATTTATTGGTTTTGAGTCTGATAGATTGCATACTTATTACAGGCGTGAAGGTTCTGTTTGTAATTCTGCCGATACCCATGCAACTTCTCATCAAAATAAACAAAGGTTACTGGCAAAAATAAATAATGATCAGATATCTATTCAAAACGAATTAGCCAAGGAAGAGACTAGAAAATATATGAATTTCAGTTTAGAAATAGATGATATTTATGATCAAGAAATTCTGAAAAATCCCCAAGCTGAATGGTTACAAATTTTTAAAACACAAATTCAAGAACGCTATTTTCTCAGCTAACTATATAGAATGCAGATAGAAAGATGATTTTTCGATCCTTGATTCTGAAAATCAGTCCAGTGACTGGGTAAATTATGACGTTTTATTAAGTTAAGTAAAGCAACCCTAAGAGCTTTTGGAGTATAGGACTCAACCGTAATCCAGGGATGATAAGCTAAACAGTGAAATAACAAAGTGACTTAGGATGTAGTGTTAAATGGGTGTTTCCTCAACGGCTCCTCTCCTCCTTCGGGCTGCACGTGGTGAACAAGTAGATCGTCCCCCTGTATGGATGATGCGACAAGCGGGACGCTATATGAAAGCGTATCGGGATTTACGGGAAAAATATCCTTCTTTTCGGGAACGCTCAGAAATTCCTGAAGTAGCGATTGAAGTTTCCCTCCAACCGTGGAGAGCTTTCCAACCCGACGGAGTTATTTTATTTTCCGATATTGTCACCCCCCTACCTGGTATGGGAATTGACATGGATATTGCGGAAGGTAAAGGCCCAATTATTAACGCGCCCATTCGCACTCAAGAACAAGTTGATCAACTACGTCCACTAGATCCAGAAACATCCCTGCCATTCATTAAAACGATTTTGCAGGCATTAAGGCAGGAAGTAGATAATCAATCAACGGTGTTGGGCTTTGTGGGCGCACCCTGGACTTTAGCAGCTTATGCGGTGGAAGGTAAAGGTTCTAAAACCTATTCCATCATCAAAAACATGGCTTTCTCAGAACCAGCAATTTTGCATCAGTTACTCACTAAATTTGCTGAATCTATAGCAGATTATGTACGCTATCAAATTGATTGTGGCGCTCAAGTGGTGCAAATGTTTGATTCTTGGGCGGGACAATTAAGCCCTCAAGATTATGAAGTATTTGCTGCACCCTATCAAAAAATGGTGTTTGAAAAGGTGAAAGAAACCCATCCTGATACACCATTAATTTTGTTGGTTACAGGTAGTGCCGGACTTTTAGAAAGAATGGCTACCTCTGGTGCAGATATCCTCACCATTGACTGGACTGTGGATATGGCAGATGCACGGAAAAGACTGGGTAAGGAAGTGAAAGTACAGGGTAATCTTGATCCCGGTGTGTTATTTGGTTCTAAGGAATTTATCCGCGATCGCATTTTGGATACAGTTCGTAAAGCCGGTAATTGGGGACATATCCTCAACCTTGGACATGGTGTACTACCAACCACACCAGAAGAAAATGTCGCTCATTTCTTTGAAACTGCCAAAAACCTCAACGCTTTGGTTTAATCAGTTATTAGTTATCAGTTGTCAGTGATCAAAACTGAAAATTGGCAACTGATTTCACTGATTGAAAGTTTGATTTCTTAATTTTTAAATTATAATTACTTCATGTCTAAAAAACGAATTTTAATCACAGGTGCAAGTGGCTGTATCGGTCACTACATTAGCGAAGCGTTAATTGAAAACACTGAACACGAACTTTATTTATTAGTGAGAAATCCTAATAAATTGCAAGTTGATACTCAAACACGGACAGGAATCACCATTTTACAAGGTGATATGCAGGAAATTAACAAATTTTCCAACCTCCTAAAAACCATTGACACTGCGGTTTTAACAGCAACTTCCTGGGGTGGGGATAATATTTTTGATATTAATGTTAATAAAACCATAGAGTTGATGAGTTTGTTAAACCCAGAAAGATGTCAACAGGTAATTTATTTTTCGACAGCGAGTGTTTTAAATCATGATAACCAACCATTAAAAGAAGCGGGAGAAATTGGCACAGATTATATTAGTTCTAAATATGATTGTTTACATAAAATTGAAGAATTAGCTATTTTTCCTAAGATTACTACAGTGTTTCCTACCTTGGTTTTAGGTGGTGATGAGACAAAACCCTATTCTCATTTAACATCTGGTATTTCTGAAGTTACTAAATTTATTAATATCATTCGTTTTTTACAGGCGGATGGTAGCTTTCACTTTATTCATGGAAAAGATATTGGTACAGTTGTCCAGTATTTAATTGATTATCCACCACAAGCGGGCGATCCGCGCAGATTTGTTTTAGGCCAATCTGGGTTAACGGTTAATCAAGCTGTAGAAGAAGTTTGTGATTATCTAGGTAAAAAGATTTTTTTCCGCATTCCGTTATCTTTAGGTTTAGCGAATGTAATTATTAAATTATTTAGAATTCAAATGGCTGCATGGGATAGATTTTGTATGAGTTATCGGCATTTTACCTATTCTAATGCCATCAATCCTGGTAGTTTTGATTTACCTAATTACTGTGTAACTATGAGTGATGTTTTAAGAATTAGTGGTGTGAAAGACGGCAAATAAAATAAAATAAAATAAAATTTTAGTTTTTGTCTCTAGTCTTCACTAATTTTAACTAACTTTCAAACTGACTGCAAAATCTCTAATTTAGGACTTACGCAATAGTCAGAAAATAACTAATCACAAATAGATACACAGAGAATACAAATAAATAATTAGCATATTTTACGTAAGTCCGGAAAGTTGTTAATTACTTTCTGTCTTAGATACTAATATCTACTTCCCCTGGTAGATCCAAAGCGATTAACAAAGCTTGTGCTAGATGTGCCATTACCACCTCAGAAAGTACACCTCTTAACCGCAAAAAGCGCGTTTTTGATAATACCCGCACCTGATCTGCCATTGCGATCGAGTCTTTTCTCAGGCCACCATCTGGAGATAAAATTAAAACTTGGGTAGGATAAACTCGTTTGCCCGTTTGATAAGTCGTACACGGTACTGCTAAAACTACTGGGCTAGATAAATTAATTACGTCACGACTAACTATAATTACCGGGCGTGTTCCTCCTTGTTCTGAACCTTCAGTCATTTCTAGACGCGCATCGTAAACTTCACCCCTTCTCATCTTGGAGATTCCCCTAACTGCAACGCCTCCCATTGAGCCGTAGCAAATTCTGCCTCGATTTTTAAGACTTCCGCTTGATAATCAGGATCTCTCGTCATCTCTGCCAGTGCTGCGTCTATTTCCGCTCGCTTTTGTGCTGCTAACTCTCGTTTCAGAGCTTGCACCACAAAATCATTACGACTTTTGGCTTTTCCCTCCAGTACGGCTTTATCTGTAGCTTCTAGCAGTTCTTTCGGGATCGTTAACGTCGTGCGAATTGTTTTTACTTTCATGGTGCGTTCAGTCTATGATGTCTGAAGTGATGCCTTATATGATATCGTTTTAATCGTCAAATTGTAACTGTAAGTTTGCTAGTGGCAATTTGTGATTGGTAATGAAAAGGCTTCATAGGTGAGAGTTAAGCGGCTAAACCAAGATCAAAAAGTTTGGCATTGCTAAATAATGAGATGATTTTTGTCTCACGCCAAGGCGCAAAGAAGCAAAAGCTCAAGGAGACAGATTTTGTAAAAAGTCTCTAAGGGTTTTATCTCGCAATTATGCAAGGCCAAAAGTTTGTGATTAACTAAAACTACTAAATTTTCATATGATGAAGTCTAGATACAAGAGCTAAATCCTTTATTCATTTGTGTTTACACCATTTTTACTCATTAATTGACTATCTTAAAAAGAGATATTTAGTTCCAGGCGATCGCCTTGATTTTCTTCTGCACTTTCTTAACAACTATGAAAACACCTACAGAATTACCAATTCGCTTAGATTATTACTACGAACAAATCAAAACAATTATTCTCTCCCGTCAAAATCCCATCACCGGTTTATTACCAGCCAGTACCGCCATTACTGCCCACGGTGATTATACAGATGCTTGGGTGAGAGATAATGTTTATAGTATTTTGGCAGTCTGGGGTTTAGCATTAGCTTACCGCAAAATAGATGACGATCAAGGACGTACCTATGAATTGGAATATAGTGTAGTCAAATTGATGCGTGGTTTGCTGTTTGCAATGATGCGACAGTCCCATAAGGTAGAAACATTTAAACACACACAATCTTTACTAGATGGACTGCACGCCAAATACAATACTGCCACTGGTGATGTTGTAGTTGGGGATGATGAATGGGGACATTTACAACTAGATGCGACATCTATATATCTGTTGATGTTGGCACAAATGACAGCATCAGGTTTATCAATTATTTTTACCTTGGATGAAGTTAACTTTGTCCAAAATTTGGTTTATTACATTGGGAGAGCTTACCGCACCCCAGATTTTGGGATTTGGGAGCGAGGTAATAAAATTAATCACGGTAGTGCCGAACTAAATGCCAGTTCTCTGGGTATGGCTAAAGCTGCACTAGAGGCGATGAATGGACTGAATTTATTTGGTGTCAATGGTTGTCAAGCCTCAGTAATTCATGTTCTCCCAGATGAAATTGCTAGGGCGAGAATTACCTTAGAATCTTTATTACCAAGGGAATCAGCATCTAAAGAAGTTGATGCGGCTTTATTGAGTATTATTAGTTATCCTGCCTTTGCAGTGGAAGATTTACAGTTACAACAACGCACCTTTAATGAAATTATTAATAAATTGGGTGGTAGATATGGCTGTAAACGCTTTTTGAGAGATGGACACCAAACGGTTTTAGAAGACTCTCACCGGTTACATTATGAACCTTGGGAACTGAAACAATTTGAAAATATCGAATGTGAATGGCCGTTGTTTTTCACTTATTTAATTCTTGATGGTATTTTTAGTCAGAATGATGAACAAGTTGAAAAATATCAACAACTTTTAGCCGAAGTTATTGTTGAAAGGGATGGCTGGAAGTTATTACCGGAATTGTATTATGTACCTGAAGAAAATATTGAGGCGGAAAAATTAGAGCCTCATACACAAACTAGATTACCTAATGAAAATATTCCTTTGGTGTGGGCGCAAAGTTTATATTTTTTGGGAGAAATGTTGACCGAAGGTTTAATTGCAGTAGGAGATATTGATCCTTTAGGTAGACATTTACGGGTGGGTAAAAATCGGGAAGCAATGGTACAAATTGCTTTGCTGGCAGAAGATGAAGAATTACAATCTGAGTTAGAAGTGTATGGTATTGAAACTCAAACACCTAACCAAGTAGAACCAATTCAAATTAGGCACGCTGGGGAACTTTCACAAATTTATACGCAAATTGGGCGTAATGATAAATTAGGTTTGACAGGCCGTCCGATGCGGAGGTTGCGGAGTTTGACAATATCAAGAATGTACCGGATTCAAGATCAAACTATTGCTTTTTTACCTACTTTTTTGGATTCACAACAATTTTATTTAACCCTGGATTACCATTTTTTAGTTGATCAAATTCGTGGTGAGTTAGCTTATATCCAAAAGTGTTGGAGTGATTTAGGTCGGCCGACTTTGACTTTAATGATTACTCGTACCATGTTAGAAACTGGTGCAGAAGCATTATTAGAATTAATGCAGGAACTCAAGGATGGTGTTTGTGGTGGTGTGAAGGTAAAATTAGGCAGATTGAATCAATTAATGCTGACTGCTGCTTTGCAAAGAATTGATTTTCTGGAAGATATTAAGTTATTTTCTCCTCCTGTTAAGGATGCCAAGCTGCGTTACTATCATTTGTTTTCTAATCCTAGTAAAAATTGGCGGTTGGGACATACACAGGAATTTCACATGGAATGTGAAACTAACTTAGATGCTTTGCTGAGTTATTTACGTTCCTCGGAAAATATTTATGAACAAATTGAATTATTGCAAACTTTAAGTCGTTTAAAGGGTTTGGATTTTGAAACTGGTTATGGCGAAGCTGGTTATGCAGTGACAGTGGGAGATTTATTGGATGAAGTTTACACTAAAGCTGGTTCTTTAGGTTTGTGGGCGGTGGTACGACGAGCTGCTGCTTTAAGACAAATGGTGGATATTGCTTTGTCTGATGCGGTGACAAGTATTTTGGTTTGTGGTAAACAAATTGCTGTGGGTAGGGCTTATAGTGAGGCTTCATTGATCACTGTACCTATGTCTCATCATGAAATTGCTGAGAAGATTAATAATTTCTGTCGGGAGGATATCCGCGATCGCGTTTTGACTCAAGAAGTGATGATTTATTTGGGTGTGTTAATTAAGTCAGAACCGGAATTATTTAAGGGACTTTTAACACTGAGAGTTGGTTATTTGATTCTGTTAATTACTAGCGAATTAGCCCAAGAATTAGGTGTAACTCAGGATGAAGCTTATGATCATTTGATGCAGCTTTCACCTTATGAAGTTAAGGATCGTCTGGAAAAAGTCTTAACTAGCTATAGTGGTGTTACTGGTTTATTACGTCAACAGGAATCATTGCATATTAAGCAGAAAGAAAGTGATATTGCTTGGGTGGTGCAACCAGTAATTAGGGAAGAAATTGAAGTTGAACCAGAAAATTGGCGCAGATATCGTCAAGCAGAAGGGGCAATAAATCGAGTTCCCAAGGACTTTTTTAAACAAGTTTGGTTGTTAATGCACCATTGTAAAGGGTTGGTAATTGGGGATAAGTTAGAAAGAAGAAATCGCTTGGAAAGTGAGTTGATGATTTCAGAAATGACCGCTGGGGAAAGAAATTTTGCTCTGAGAATTGAACATTTACTGAATAAAATTGAAGCCCCAGAATATCGCCAAGTCAATGTAGAAGCGTTGATGGAGTTAGCAGCAATAGCAGCTAATAATCCGAATTTACACATTGAAGAATATATTGTTTTAGATGTTTTAGTTGGTCATGCGGTCAGATTAGCATGGTTAGAAAATCATCCAGAAAGGGGCGATCGCTATGACGAAGATAAGGGTTTAGCATGGCCTAATTTTTATAATACTTCTCCCAGTGATTGTGCTACTTATATCTTGAAGGCGTTAAAATTCCTGACGAAGTTTGAAAGAGATTTGTAACTTGATCACAAGGTTTAGCAATGCTAAACCCAGAGATAAAGGAAAATATTGAAAGTTGATCGTCACTCCAACCACAATTAATAAGCTGATATTATCTAAGTTGTGGTTATTAATAAAAAATTAATCTTTACTGGGTTGCATAGATATGTACAGTTATAGTATTTTCCTAGAAAATATGCCATAACAAAAGCACAGATACTACTACAATTTGGTGTCTATACATGAAAAATTCTCAGATCCATTTTAGCGATCGCCTCACGGAAATTGATCTTTACCAACTTCAACACCTGTTTAATCTTGCCGCTTTTTGGGCAAAAGGGCGTAGTATAAAGGATTTGAGAACAGCTATTGCTAACAGTAAACCAGTTATATCTGTTTGGAATCAAGAACAATTAATTGGTTTTGCAAGGGCGGCTTCTGATGGTATCTATCGCGCTACAATTTGGGATGTGGTTATTCATCCAGAATATCAAGGTAAGGGACTGGGTATCAAGTTAGTAGAAACAGTTTTAGCTCACCCAGTCATGCAAGTAGAGCGTGTTTACCTAATGACTACTAACCAACAAAAATTCTACGAAAAGATCGGGTTTCAAACCAACAGTACAACCACGATGGTACTATACAATCAAACCGATCTTAGTTCTATTCCTACGGGAGAAGTTAAACTTCAGGAATCGCTAAAGGGATAGATATTTGTAATCTAGTCCAATCCTGTGTTACTTCATGGGTGATAGGAGAGGAAATAACTTCTAATTTTCCTCCCATCACTGCTAATAATTTCTGATTTAATAATAGTTTCATTCCTGAAGATAGTTCCGGATCTTCCTGATTTGTTACTTCTTTAGATGCAACTAAATCTACTGCTTCACTAGATATAACAGCATCACTAGGGACATCTAAACAAATCTGCACAAAATTACTTTTATGCTCCATAGATGCAATATTAGCGGCAAGATAAATACTGCCTTCTTCCATCTTTAAAATAGCAGTGTCTATTAAGTTTACTAATATTTGGCGTAGCCAGCGCAGATCAGCTAAAACGTAAATTTCAGGTTCTGGGAATGATACATGAAAAGGATAATTACGATTTGCCGCCAGCATATAAGTTAATTTATGAACTTCCTGAAAAACATCATTTAGCTGAATAGGCTGAAGTTCTAACTTGTTTTTACCATGTTCTGTTCTGGCAACACTGAGAATTTCATCAATCATTTTCAGTAGTTTAAGTGATCTATCATAGGCTTGGCTGACAAATTCCCTTTCTTCAGCCGGATTTTCACACAGATCATTTAAAATTAACTGATGTAAACCGATTAACCCATTCAATGGCGATCGCAATTCATGGCTAGTTCTAGCTAAAAAACCAGCTTGAAACTGGCTCATTTCCCTAGCCATTTCGTAAGCTAATGTCGTTTGGTTTAATTCCTCTAAAATTCCAGTTTCTTCCTGTATTGGGACTGTTTTAATAGGGCTAGATACTGTCTTGGGAGTCTGTAAAAATAACTTACAAAGGCCAATTCCTAATCCTATACCTGTTCCTAAATATAGCCAGTTAGTGAAGTTCATAATTTTATAAAGATAATTTTTTTCTTTTCCAACTTTTCAGGGATAAATTATAAATTATGAGTTAATTGTAATTGCTCCTTGACGTAAAATTTGCCAACCATGACCAGTCCATTTAGCAACAGTGGAAGGAATTCCTAAACCTTTATATTCTGTAGATGCTAAAGTAAAAACTTCTGGGAATTGAGTTTCTATTTCTTCTCTATTTTCTAAAGTAGGTTGTCCTGATAAATTGGCACTGGTTGTAGCCATCGGACCAGTTTGAATTAAAATAGTTTGGGCAATTTGATGATTTGGCACTCTGACACCAATAGTATTTGGATCATGGGGATTCATAACTTTAGGAACTTTTGTATTAGCTGGTAATACTAAAGTTAAAGCACCAGGCCAATATTGATTAATTACATCTTGCCAGATTTGATATTCTGCATTACTTCCTTGAACATAATCCCATATATCTTCAGCTTGACCAGCCATTAAAATTAAAGGTTTATCTAAACAGCGTTGTTTAGCATTATAAATCAATTGTGCTTGGGCGGGAATGGTAGCTAGTGCAGGAACAGTATCGGTAGGAAAGCTGATCAATTTTCCAGCTTTGGCATTTTCTATTAATACTTCTAGGGAGACATTCATAAATATATGGAGTTACTATAAGAAATTGGAAAACGTTTGGCAAAAGATACCTCAACCATGACAAGGTGGTTGCAAAAGTATAAGTCAGGTGGGCTACCAGAGAATATTAAATGTTAAACATTGAAATTTTCTCTGGTGATACAGCAATAAAGTTTAACTGCTGGAAGTTTTCAGGAGAATTAACAGGGATTAATTTTTGGATAAAAGGCTGATAATAAAATAATTGATAACCAATACTTTCTAAATACTTTGCTACTTCAATATTGCTACCTTGACTACCTGCGATATTTTCATAAAGAATTACTGGTTTAAACTGATTTATTAACTGTTTACTCCCCGCTAAAACTGCCATTTCATGTCCTTCTGCATCCATTTTCAAAAAATCAACTTGCTGAATATTTTCTTGTTCCACTAAACTATCTAAGGTAAAAGAAGGAACTTCTTCAAAAGTACCCGCAGCTATATCTATAGTATCATCACTAACTACTTCATTAAGTTCATTGGCAGCGTGTAATAATAATTTGACAGTGCTGTTTTTATCACTTGCTGCACCTACACAAACTTTTACCCAGGGTAACTCATTTATTCTAGAGGTTTCTTGCAAACAACGGACACAACCAGAAAATGGTTCAACTGCTAAAACTCGTCCTGTATTTCCGACTTTTAAAGCTGCACTAAAAGTATAAACACCGACATTTGCACCGACATCAATAATTGTCATTCCTGGTTGGATATAACTGCGCCAAAATTCCATTTCTTTCTCGAACCAATCTTGCTCAGTTAGTAATACACTGGTGACAATACTTTTTAAACTTGGTTCAACTGCCATGATCAAATTACTTTCAAAAGGCAGATATGTAAATAAACTATCTAATGGTAATTGTGTCCATTTCCATTCTGGAGATGAGGCATTAAACTGATAAAAATCACTAGCTGTTTTTAGCCAATAATCTGCTAATGTTACTTGTTGCAAATCTCGATGAGCTAAATATAAAGATTGCAAAATAGGTGCGTAATCTGGTTGTAATTTTCTGGCTTGTTGTAAATATAAAATACCTTCTATTTTGCGAGACATTAAATTAGCAATCCCTATCTTTAAGCTCAAATTAACTAAATTAGGTAGAGTTTGGTTGGCTAGGTATAGAAACCTCTCGCTGACAGGAGTGTAAAAAGCAATTTGTGAGCTAGAAATAATTTCACTCAGTAAAACTAAGACTTGCTGAAAAATATTTTCAGATAAGATTTTTTCTAAACACTTTTGATCATTTATTGCTATTTTTCGCTGATTTACAGATAGATAGATTAAATAATTGTTATTTTCTATTGATACGTTGTAAGCATAATGTACAGCATTAATAAATGCGTTATAAGCTATTTCTAAAGCCTTTGATTTTTCTCCAATCCAACTATGAATTAATGCTAAATGAGCGGAAAAAATTGGATGTTTATCTATTTCCAAAGCATTATTTAATGCGTCAAATGCCATTTCTAAATACATAGAACGCATAGTTAAATCTTCAGACTGTTCTGCTTCAGCCATTGCTACTACCGCGATATTATTCCAGTCAGCAGCATTATTTGGTTCATCCCAAGAAGTCTGATCAAGAATATGAGCTATTTTCTCTAAAGTCTGATCAGCAACAGATGGTAGGAGATTTTGAAGATAATTTACATAAGAATTATCATTAGTAGCTGTAGAGTTCATATTTCAGACCTGTATAATTTTAAACTTTAGTTATTTACGGTTAGGATACCCAAAATTTTCTAGCATTTATCATTTATTTTGATAAATCTTTACAATCAACCACATAACTACCCAAAATCAGCATCCCAGCGTTGAGTCATTCTCTATCTGATGACTGAAGAGTCAGAAACTGTCTATTTAACTAACGTCTTCATAGTCTATAATTCCATCTGTCAGCCTGGGTTTCCTAGTTTCAATTTTAATAAATTAGTATCTAAATCCTGATAGATAAAAACCTACTTTTGTGGCCAACGCCAATTATAACGATTCCATTCATAAATACCTTGAATTTCATACTCAGTCCCATTCAAAAACCGGATTAGACAATTAGTAAAATCATCTTGATCCGGTTCATAAATCTGAATTACCATACAAGGAAACCATTCTCGTTGATCAGCATCATTTCCTGGTATCCATTCCCACAAAGCATTAGAAACCTCAACGCGATCGCCTATCCTGAGTTTTAAAGCCTCTTCAAAATAAGAATATTTATCAAAATGGTAGTCCTCCACCCGATTTAACCAGGGTAAACCATAGTGATCACGAATAAACTGCACCTTACCCGAATCTTGCCCCAACAGCCAATCATTTAACAACTGTACTTTCCAAGTGCGGTTTTGCTCCTCCTCCGCTTTCACAAACGCCAAAAACGCCTCCAACTCTTCTGGGGTGAGTTCATCCAAAGGATTAGCAGTATCTGATACCCTAGATTTTGAGTTCTTCTGAATTTGCTTGATTACTTGCAGCAATATTTGTTTCTGCGTATCACTGAGAGG from Okeanomitos corallinicola TIOX110 includes the following:
- a CDS encoding FkbM family methyltransferase, with amino-acid sequence MNSTATNDNSYVNYLQNLLPSVADQTLEKIAHILDQTSWDEPNNAADWNNIAVVAMAEAEQSEDLTMRSMYLEMAFDALNNALEIDKHPIFSAHLALIHSWIGEKSKALEIAYNAFINAVHYAYNVSIENNNYLIYLSVNQRKIAINDQKCLEKILSENIFQQVLVLLSEIISSSQIAFYTPVSERFLYLANQTLPNLVNLSLKIGIANLMSRKIEGILYLQQARKLQPDYAPILQSLYLAHRDLQQVTLADYWLKTASDFYQFNASSPEWKWTQLPLDSLFTYLPFESNLIMAVEPSLKSIVTSVLLTEQDWFEKEMEFWRSYIQPGMTIIDVGANVGVYTFSAALKVGNTGRVLAVEPFSGCVRCLQETSRINELPWVKVCVGAASDKNSTVKLLLHAANELNEVVSDDTIDIAAGTFEEVPSFTLDSLVEQENIQQVDFLKMDAEGHEMAVLAGSKQLINQFKPVILYENIAGSQGSNIEVAKYLESIGYQLFYYQPFIQKLIPVNSPENFQQLNFIAVSPEKISMFNI
- a CDS encoding L-threonylcarbamoyladenylate synthase; this translates as MNVSLEVLIENAKAGKLISFPTDTVPALATIPAQAQLIYNAKQRCLDKPLILMAGQAEDIWDYVQGSNAEYQIWQDVINQYWPGALTLVLPANTKVPKVMNPHDPNTIGVRVPNHQIAQTILIQTGPMATTSANLSGQPTLENREEIETQFPEVFTLASTEYKGLGIPSTVAKWTGHGWQILRQGAITINS
- a CDS encoding GNAT family N-acetyltransferase, with amino-acid sequence MKNSQIHFSDRLTEIDLYQLQHLFNLAAFWAKGRSIKDLRTAIANSKPVISVWNQEQLIGFARAASDGIYRATIWDVVIHPEYQGKGLGIKLVETVLAHPVMQVERVYLMTTNQQKFYEKIGFQTNSTTTMVLYNQTDLSSIPTGEVKLQESLKG
- a CDS encoding HAMP domain-containing sensor histidine kinase; this translates as MNFTNWLYLGTGIGLGIGLCKLFLQTPKTVSSPIKTVPIQEETGILEELNQTTLAYEMAREMSQFQAGFLARTSHELRSPLNGLIGLHQLILNDLCENPAEEREFVSQAYDRSLKLLKMIDEILSVARTEHGKNKLELQPIQLNDVFQEVHKLTYMLAANRNYPFHVSFPEPEIYVLADLRWLRQILVNLIDTAILKMEEGSIYLAANIASMEHKSNFVQICLDVPSDAVISSEAVDLVASKEVTNQEDPELSSGMKLLLNQKLLAVMGGKLEVISSPITHEVTQDWTRLQISIPLAIPEV